In Chitinophaga sp. HK235, a single window of DNA contains:
- a CDS encoding FecR family protein, which yields MDTKELAILSQKYLAGKASEEETARLLQWYNDYDEKELTVHIITAEPETEAMLEQRMRLRLLAATQPVETNTRLRPVFYRNWKVAAAVLLLVTAGIAYYLPHRHQQTSIAEKPLRISPGADKAMLTLADGTVVNLDTASNGWALLQGGTQVEKTSKGEIIYKHGNTTDQAITSNILSTPRGGQFKIKLPDGTAVWLNAASSISYPTAFTGEERSVSVTGEVYFEVAPNARQPFTVKVNNMEVLVLGTHFNINAYPDENTMNTTLLEGAVLVRAGSQYKQLDPGQQARVAPGRDEITFVKRVDTNSIMAWRNGYFSFEEADIPTVMRQLARWYNIEVSYAGKIPDEKFTGEIGRSLTQEQLLKILAQAKIQFKVEEGRKIIIYP from the coding sequence ATGGATACTAAAGAACTGGCCATACTATCGCAAAAGTATCTTGCCGGAAAAGCCAGTGAAGAAGAGACAGCCCGTTTGCTGCAATGGTATAATGACTATGACGAAAAGGAATTGACCGTGCATATCATAACCGCGGAGCCGGAAACAGAGGCTATGCTGGAACAGCGTATGCGCCTGCGTTTGCTGGCAGCTACACAGCCGGTGGAAACCAATACCCGCCTGCGTCCTGTATTTTACAGAAACTGGAAGGTGGCTGCCGCGGTATTGCTGTTGGTCACTGCCGGTATCGCTTATTATCTGCCTCATCGCCACCAGCAGACCAGCATAGCTGAAAAGCCGCTGCGCATCAGTCCCGGAGCTGATAAAGCCATGCTCACCCTGGCGGATGGCACCGTGGTCAACCTGGATACAGCCAGCAATGGCTGGGCCCTGTTACAAGGCGGTACCCAGGTAGAGAAAACCAGCAAGGGGGAAATTATTTATAAACATGGCAACACCACAGACCAGGCCATCACGAGTAATATTTTAAGTACTCCCAGAGGAGGACAATTTAAAATTAAACTTCCTGATGGAACAGCTGTATGGCTCAATGCAGCCTCGTCTATCAGCTATCCTACTGCCTTTACAGGTGAGGAGCGGAGCGTGTCTGTAACCGGTGAGGTGTATTTTGAAGTAGCACCCAACGCCCGCCAGCCTTTCACGGTAAAAGTAAATAATATGGAAGTGCTCGTGCTGGGAACACATTTTAATATCAACGCCTATCCGGATGAAAACACCATGAATACTACCTTGCTGGAAGGTGCAGTACTGGTAAGGGCCGGAAGTCAGTATAAACAGCTGGACCCCGGTCAGCAGGCCAGGGTAGCCCCTGGCAGGGATGAAATCACTTTCGTGAAAAGAGTAGATACTAATAGTATTATGGCCTGGAGAAACGGTTACTTCTCCTTTGAAGAGGCCGATATACCAACAGTGATGCGCCAGTTGGCCAGATGGTATAATATTGAAGTGAGTTATGCAGGTAAAATACCCGATGAGAAATTTACAGGGGAGATTGGCAGAAGTCTTACTCAGGAACAATTATTGAAAATACTTGCACAGGCAAAGATTCAGTTTAAAGTAGAAGAAGGAAGAAAAATCATCATTTATCCATAA